From the Dama dama isolate Ldn47 chromosome 30, ASM3311817v1, whole genome shotgun sequence genome, the window TTTCTACAATAGTCTTTCTGTAAAACAGTGAATCCTGTACGTTATACACTTTGGGTTATGCTGGATAAACTGATCTTGAAATGTCACATGTAACATGGACCTTGTGAGCCCAGCACACAAGCTGGTCTCAACCCTGTTTAGTAAGACAAGTCCAGTGATCATGAACTTGGATAGCACAGCCATGCCAAATGGTGACAAATGGTTTTAGTACTTACTCTCAGTGTCTGAACTCACCTCACTTAAGACTGGTCAGGGGACTGTCAGCCCCTTGACCACACTTTGAGTTGTACTGTCCTCGAGTTCCTTTTTTCTAAACCAAACCATTAGTCCTTTCAATCATCCTTCACAGAAGGTTGTGATGTCTAGATCACTGGCCAACCTGATTACTCTACTCTAGAAATATATCCCATTCCAAGGGCCCCTTAGTCTGTGGCCCGTTGTTCCTAATATATGTTACCGGTGCAGAATACAATGGGGCTGCACCTCCCAAGTATTGAGATCCATGCTTTCGGGCAAATATCCTAAGGTGAATGTCTTGGTTTGGTTACCACATTACATGGTTAACTCACATTAAGCCTAAATCTGCTACAATTCTCAAGACTATTGATAGGAACAAAGACTGTTCCATCCCACACATCCTGTAATAGATTTGTAAAGTTAAGTTCTTCGTGTTTAACTTCACGAAATTTCATCTTATTAACAGGCCATCCTTCAATTCTGTTAAGATCATTATGCATCTCAAATCAGTATTCTCTAACAACAATAATTAGTTTCATCTTGCACTTTAAGGTTTATCTGGAATTTTCACATATACTCTCATTTGATTCTATTGGCAAACCATGCCAGATGTGGGTtgttatcatttccattttacagctgagaaaattGAGTCTCAAAGTGAGTGCCTTGCTTAAGATGGCTTAGTGAGACCTGAATGGATGGGATGGGGGCGGGGTGGAAGGGAGGTCCAGAAGTGAGAAGAGAGACGTGTACTTACAGCCGATTCTCTTCATTgcacagcaggaactaacacaacactgtaaagcagtcgtcctccaattaaaaataaacaacagcaaaaagagcACCTAGTGAATAATCTGTGCCATcttcacagtttaaaaacatggatCCTTCTGACTCATTCAACTTATTCTTAAAATGGACACGGCCTGGAGGCGTCCTGCGtcatttgctttcagtctttccatcACCCTCTCTGGTGGAGTTACTCAACCAGCTACTCACAAAACGCTCTGTAGCCTCCAGCAGTTTGGCGTCTTGGCCTTTTGTGAGTTCCTGGCTGAAATCCAGACACACATGTCCCTAGTATTTCCCTGGTTTACTAAATTGCTGAGATAAGAGAATAAAGTTAGTTTGGTGTGTCTTTTTATCATAAAAACATCTGACTCCTAGAGGTttccattttgcatttctaaataaTCACAAACTATTTGTGTctagcctcaaaaaaaaaaaaaaaaaaaaagatgaaatctgaTCATCTCCTAAAGAGTACACCTTACATTTATTATTGGAGAGTCTGCTATGTCCCTGACCATCTGCTGGTCCCTGAGtatataaaaaactaaaactgtCGTGTTTTTCATGCTGTGAATCAAGGCCCATTGGTAGATTATCAGATGAATCTAATGGGTTgcaaacaacattttaaaaaaatgaaatgaactaaACTAGAATATAAAATATCAGAGGATAAAGATAACTGTGATAgcataaatttatgtatttatttatttagctttagTGTAATTTATATATGTGCCTTGAGTTGTgctggaatttttcttttttatgagcaGCTAACATGTATTGAGCACTTAGTATGTTCCATATACTGTTATCAGTGctgttttacttccttttttccttcctcagttttattgagacataattgacatatagcactgtatCAGTTTAAAGTGTGCAGCGTGATTTGACTGACATACATCATGactaccacagtaagtttagtgaatatcAATCATCCCAGAGATACAATGCtaaagaatagagaaaaaaaaaaaaaaatgttttccttgtgatgagaactcttagaacTTACTCACTTAACAActtacatatataacatacacgGACATTATATCTATGGTGTTTTACCTTGCATCTCTAGTACCcatttataacttaaaaaatgtatttcttattgtATGTCACTATCAGTAGTTTCAAAGATCCTGCACCAGTGggaaaaaacagacacagaatcaTGTCCGTACCCTCTGGACGTACTCTGATAATTGCACACTAAAGAAGATaggtatcttttccttttttctctgttttatttttattttttattgctttgatttttgtttgttttgattcaaGCCATCTAAATACTGCAAAATTTCCTTGAACTGTTTGCCTTTTTCCCCAGGAGTTTACCACTTTTTCACATGCTTCAGTTGGGTTGTAAATATCTCTTTTTGCCCAGAGCCAGTATAATAAGCTCTTAGAGCCCAGCAGACAGGAGCAGGCTTTCCATCCCTAGCCCACAGTGCCCGGCTTGGCATCTTTTCTAAACCAACATAAAGAAGTCCTTCTCCAACTAGTATGTGGTTTGCTAGCATCAGTAACCAAGTTTGGGATTGCTTTAGAGAGCTCATTGGAGCCAACACTAAATGCtgtagtttctattttaaaaatctgtattttctttaaaagcatatccttcttttgccttctcaGAAACTGTTTGCTAAAAggtttttttcagaatgtttactTAATATCAACTTCTCCTAGCTTCCTGAAATATGACATGAAAATCCAATAAACTCAACCTTCAAACTGTCACAGTACCTGACATTTAAATAGCCCTTAGATGTCAGGGTTTATTGTATCCATCACAGGGAAAGAGGAGGTAGAAAATGCTATGAAGAAAGGATATTTTTGAGTCTTCATCCTAGAGTCTTGCCCTTTTTCCATTTGtgcaactttttaagctctttcgCCAAAGTTTTATGCAACTTTCTTAAAACTCAAAGCTAATTTCCCACCATGCTGCCACCGCTATGAAATTCTCTGTGATTGCCATGGTTTTCTGCTTTCTTCCGCCTTATACTTGAAAGTTCAAATTTGTTATGTAGTCTAATCCCTGTGAACCTAGATTTTCAGGGAATAAGAATGGGAGGATCCCACATTCACTGACTGagcatctgtttatttttccttgaagACAATATATTGCGATGTCCAGAGGAGTTAAGGTAGCTGCCAGATATATAGAAAGATGGATAAGATCTTACACGGACAGGAAGCACAGATGCAGCTGAACAAACATGAGAAAATAACAAATAAGCCAAAATACCCCTCAATGAAGGATTAGTCAGTGCGTTATTTCATGTAATCCCCGAAGCAAACCTATGATGCAGAACCGATTTTCAGTCCCATTTTATAAAtgccattttataaatgatagaAATGCACTTTGGAGAGAGTAAGCAACTTTCAGACAGTCACCTAAGTCTAACTGGTACTGCTTGCACTGGCAACCAGGTCTTAGAACCGGATGCCAAGGTAAAGTGAAATAACACTTAGtccaattaatatatatatacacacatagagagaaagagagcagtCACTCTCCGCTCGGCATTGGGGAGgataataaatatgaatatgaCACAGAAACGCAGGCCCTGGACCTGATGAGTTTATCTGTAACAGTTGAGAGTAGGTGCATGGGACATGAGATTAAGATAGCATTATAATAAATGTTACAATAAAGATCTAAATGCTACAGGAGCACAGTGGAAGCATAGTCACTGCCTTGGGGCTGTCAGGAATGTGTCAAAGAGACCCATGAAGCTGAGTACCCAAGAATGGTCAGGGACCAGGGAAGGACAGGGGACCATATAaaccttttaggctcttaatcCCGTCACAGAGCTGGGTATTGGACCTAGttgcaggtcagggagcagaaTGCAGGAAGATGGGGAGGAagcattaaaataagaaaagcacaTTGGGGTCAGGTTGAAAGAGCTTCAGGTTGAAAGTCAGGTTGAAAATGCCATACCCAGACTTCAGAGAGCTAAGGGGAACGAAAAGTGTCTAAACTGGGAAACCCTGTGATTGCACTTGGATTACACTGTGGAAAGTCGTTTAGATGGAGAGGATGTTGGCCCGGTTTTTACGTAATAACCCAGCCAGAGGTGCCAAGGGCCCACACTGGGGAATGAGAGTGAAGATATGAACGAGGGAGCGGGTTTGAGAACCATGTCAGAGTCGGGTCTTGGTAATACACATaatgaagaggaggaaggaatggATGATCCAGTTCATCTGGAAAGGAAATTATTTATATGTCTGTGCTGGGCCGGGCCCAGGGATTTGCAAAGATAAACAAAGCCATTTCTGGATTCAGGGAACCCAGACTCTTCTGTCTCAGGGGCTACAAATTCAGGCAGAACCCAGACGTAAGAGAAATGTGTGAGGTGTATGACAGGGCAAAATGGTGGGGCCATAGCACCCAGATACCCATGTCCCAGGAAGGAACTCGGATCCAGGGCTGATTAAAAACAAGAAGGCTGGCCTGGTGGTGCTGGCTGGGATGGGACCTTCCTCCACCAGGAATCTCTAGAATGGCTCCCAAATTTCCACTTCCAGGAATTTGGAGATAATTTGGCTGTTAACTTGCATGGGAACATATGCTAAGAATCAAGTCTGGGAGACTAAGGAGTATTGGCTTTGAGATCTAGTGACTCTGAGGCTCAGAAGAGGAAAGCTAGAAATATGGTCCTAGGGCTCcataaagagatggaaagaagtaAGTGCCTTCTATGGTAAGATTAAGTTTCTACTCAAAAAGGGAGAATTGCAGGTGTTTTATATTTAGCCTGTCTAGCCAGATGGTAATTACATCCTCTATAATCGGTCCATGAAGCTTCTTatagaggagggaaggaaaactGAAGGGAAGAGCGCTGGACGGGTTGGGAAGGGATCTTCCAGCTACTGGGAAGGAAGAGGGCATCCAGGACAATAAAGATGGGGGAGGGACCAACAAAAGGGTCCACCcgtgagagggagggaaggaggaggcggGGGTGCCGTGCCCACGCTCCCTGGACTGCCCTCTCCACCCCTGCCACCCTTACATTAGCATCCTGCTGCTGTTTTCCAGGGTGACGACTCCGATGAGGAAGATCTCTGCATCAGCAACAAATGGACTTTCCAAAGAACCAGCCGCCGGTGGTCTCGCGTGGACGACCTCCACACACTGTTTCCTGGAGGAGACAGAAATGGGTTGTCGGGAGACATTAGGATGAGAAACACGACCAGCAGTGAAAGCGTCCTCACGGATCTGAGCGAGCCTGAGGTCTGCTCCATTCACAGCGAAAGCAGCGGCGGGAGCGACGGCCGCAGCCAGCTGGGCGGGCACGGCGCCAGCCAGGAGGCCTTCGAGGGCCCCGGGCAGTACTGCGCCGACGGCCCGGTCATGCTGGACGCCGCGCTGGTGGGCAACAGCCTCCTGCCGTCCCCCAAAGACGGGCTCCAGCACCCTTTGCATCCAAAGAATGAGAAGCCCAGCCGGGCCAGGGCCAAGTCGTTCCTGAAACGCATGGAAACGCTGCGAGGGAAAGGCACACAGGGGAGGCACAAGGGGCGGACCGGGGGCCTGGTGATCAGCGGTCCAGTGCTGCAGCAGGAGCCCGAGTCCTTCAAGGCCATGCAGTGCGTCCAGATCCCAAACGGACACCTCCAGAACTCGCCCTCCGCCACCGGCAGTGCCGGGCTTCCTGGCCCCGCCAAGTGGGGTGCTGAGAGCAGCCCCTCGGAGAACAGCAGCAGTGGGGGGAGCACGCCTGGCCTGAAGGAGCGGAGGGGCCAGGAGGCCCACAAGCGCGGGGGCATGTACCTCGAAGACCTGGACGTGCTTTCGGGGACAGCGCTGCGGGACTCGGGGGACAGAAACCACCACGCGCACGAGTTTCACTCCCAAGAGAACTTGGTGGTACACATCCCCAAGGACCACAAGCCAGGAACCTTCCCCAAGGCGCTCTCTATCGAAAGCCTCTCGCCAACAGACAACAGCCACGGGGCGAACTGGAGGACCGGGAGCATCTCCCTGGGCAGACAGCCCAGCCCGGGGGCCAGAGAGCCCAGGCTCATGGGGTCCTGCCACAGGGCGAGTCGGGTCAGCATCTATGACAACGTCCCCGGCTCCCACCTGTACGCCAGCACCGGGGACCTTCTGGACTTGGAGAAGGATGACCTCTTCCCTCACCTGGATGACATCCTCCATCACGTCAGTGGGCTCCAGGAGGTAGTGGATGACTGGTCCAGAAACATGTTACCCGAACCACAGACACACAGCGCCGGAGAGGCTGGcttctcccccttcccttctcccaatCAGATCACCTTGGATTTCGAAGGCAACTCTGTCTCCGAAGGTCGGACCACACCCAGTGACGTGGAAAGAGACAGAGCGTCTCTTACTGAGTCAGAGGCCGCTGGGGTCAGAGAAAGGAGGGACTCGGGAGTAGGGGCCTCTCTGACCAGGCCAAACAGGTTGGTGGCATGGCTTTGTGAAATGTGGTTTAAATCCATTTCATCATAATTATGGTCTGTTTACTTAACAAACATTTATAGAGTACCTTCTAAATGTTTAACACTGGTCTAAGCGATGTATGCGGTTGGGAATTATTTGAACAGTAGTATGTCTTTTGTGCAGATTGAATCCATGTTAACTCACATTTGTTTCTCCCAGTGTTTACCCTTTAATTCAATCTTGGTTTtatgcacaaaaaaaaaaaaaaaaaaaaattgagcttcTTATGTGCAAAGCACTGATGACAAGGCCCATTACCTGTGCACAGGCTCTTCCCATGACCTTGCCAAGCATCTCTTTTGCcaaatcttaaatttttaaaaagttctatgaGAAATTTCTGAGATCTAAGGTGTATACAGTActtcatatgtttattttgactttaaaatgcagattacAAAGCACATAAAAGCTGTTTTACTATGACCATTTCACAAGCACCTTAGATAAATGGCCCTGGAAGGGGGAAACCAGTAGGGTCTCTCCTGAGGCAGTGATGTCTCTCGGGCTCACTGCTGTGTGGTCACATCAGGAGAGCTTCATCTGCACCTGTCACAAGTCAGAGTGTGGAGTCAGGACGGCAGTGTGACGGTACTCTCCAGCTCCCACATGTGTGTGCTCTCCATCTCCGCCTCTGTCTATCtgaatgtctctctctctctcttacacacacagtCTCAGGTGCTTTCAACACTGTGGGAATGGATTTAGGAATAAACCAACACAAAAAATTTATTATATCACTTATTTAAGCCTCCTAACGGtggctccaatggtaaagaaactgccagcaatgcaggagacctgggttcgatccttgggtcaggaagcttccctggagaagggaatggcaacccactccagcattctggcctggagaatcccagggacagaggagcctggcgggctacagtccatgagggttgcagagttggacacaactgagcaactaacaccaccAATGAAACAGATAATGACTTCTTCCAAAGTAGTTTCTTCTGTTTGTTCTGTGCATTTTGTGTCTTTCTGCTCCATTTGCTCTGTGATTCTCTTGGCTCGGAAACTATTTTGATTAGCTACTTAAAAATGGGTAACATCCCATGTTTTCTAACAAACCCATcccctttgtgactggcttctctgATGGTCTTTCTGGTAAAGGCGACTCCGGTGGAACAGCTTCCAGCTCTCACACCAGCCGCAGCCATCTACGGCGTCACCCCACATCAGTGGACAGACAGCCGGCCAGCTGAACCTGCTCCAGCGCTTCTCGCTGCTCCGCCTCACGGCCATCATGGAGAAGCACTCCATGTCCAACAAGCACGGCTGGACGTGGTGCGTAGCCCATTTGCCTTGGAGGGGACCATTCATTCCAGGGCTCAGTGTGTGATGGCAAGCACTTCAGTGTTTGCTTTCTGAGTTCTGAGGAATCTGTTTGTTGCCTTCACTGCCAGtctcctggaaaaaaaagaaaatgcgcAGAGTTCTTCCTCAGTGTCTGCCTCTGGGCTGCCAAAGCCTGGATGAGATGTAGCCTGCAGGAAGCATTGCTTTATTTGTAGTTCTCTGTCAGTTTCCAGGGAAGGCAGTCAGGCTCCAAGTAAAGAGTGATCAGTTGTGAACaggacattaaaaataaacttgccATAAAGTAATTCTGGCAGTTTGCAAAGAAAACGTCTGTTTCTTGTACCTCCTGGCCCAATGCAGAGCTCCACACTTAGAGCATTGCTTCATTCTGAGAACACCGAACTCTTCAAATACAGTTCCGCTCTTATTTCACTGGCTAATAAAAACAAGACTATGCAGTAAACCTTTGGAATAAGGAACTCAAAAGCACATGTTGGAACTTGAATGTAGACTGATTTTAGACAATTTGATGGATTTGGAAAAACATAAGATGTGCTGCTAATTgtcatatgttatatattatgcaCAAAGAAGAATCGGCAgtgcttttataaaatataataagaaaGTTACAGATTGTGTGGTCAAATCAACATATGCTTgtatattaaatttttctttataaagtaCAACTGGGTCTAGAAAAGTAAGGGAAGATAGTAACATAAtattttatcttctcttctttctcccccaaccccaaccaaatttcttcttcctaatgtagtttttaattttgttttgttttgtcttattgGGGACTTCAAAGTGTTTATCACTTAGAAGTGTGTCCATTACAGTTAAACTGGAATGTCAAGCACTTGATTTGAAAGCAGGGCCATAAATCCATTCTGCTAACGTGAATCACCCTGTCTAACAGTTATAGGCACAGGGCAcacacagtccttccaatgtaatGTGAATAATCAAGGGAGAAATGTTGAATTCCCTGGCGCCTGTCAGATGTTCCAACAAAAGCTTGGCTTCCCTCTTGCTTTCACAGCCTCTCCCCGCAGTGTGCTCCACGAGGCGTGCATGACCTGGTTTCTGTGAATTCTAGGGCAGTTCCAAAGttcatgaagaggatgaaagttCCTGATTATCGAGACAAGGTGGTCTTTGGCGTTCCCCTCATCGTTCACGTCCAGAGAACTGGGCAGCCCCTGCCACAGAGCATCCAGCAAGCGCTGAGGTATCTACGCAGCAACTGCCTCGATCAGGTAGGGTCGTCAGTCCCAGGCACAGGCCAGGCAGCACAGAGCGGCAGCCAGACCAGATCTGTCCAGGGTCAGACAAGACATGCCTCTCGGAAAGAAAAGGCACTGTCGTCTTTAGAGGTCACTGTTTAATTTGACCAGGTGACATCCTCGTCAAGGCACGCGACGATGTTTCCTCACTGGCAACTTGAAGGCCACCCTGGAGTGACTGCAGAAAGCTAACGTTGATCATTTGTACCTGTGATGGCTAATTTGTGATCCCCGGAAACTGGGAGTAAAGCTATCTACTGCATTTCCTTTTAATTACGGTCTCAATGCCACCATTGATTTCACAGCATTCTtttatctctgtttgtttgtttttaaactagAATTAGGTGTTTATATCtccctttattaatttttttgaagcAGCACTGtaactatttatattttttaatttatttatatattttttaaatgtgcaagtaaaatatgaaaataatatcagCTAAGTTAAATGTCCCTTCATCTTGTGGAGTTGATTAAAAAGCTCAAGGTGAACAAAATTTCTGGAGACCATTTTCCGTCTCCAGGACTGTGGGGGCCACCACAGTGGTGGACAATGAATGGCCCAGAGTGCAACCTAGTCTATGATTAACCAGGCCAGACCTTTGCTCCTCCGAATTAATACTCATTAGTTTCTCTATTAGACATTCTGTCCAAAATAAAAGCTGTGTTTCTGCTTGATCAATTGCAACCTTGAGTAGTGAGGCTATTTTCAGGCAACTATCCTATAATGGCTTCTATTCATCTTCCTCTTTAATACCATGTGAAGAATCTGTGCCAAACTAAGGTTATTTGCACTTTTCATTGATTTACCCTTGGCCTTAAGCTAAGTGGACAGGAATGAGCTAAGCTGCCCGAACTCATGAACCGATGTCGTCTCCACCCCAGTGCTGAGATCATACTTAGAATCAGGATGGTCTCTTGATGAATCAGATAGCAGTTTTCAATGGAAAAGAACAGGAGTAACTTCTGCATTCAGTGCCATCACTGACTGAACTCAATGCATTATTCCCTTTTCCCTTCCCACTCTTAATTTAGATAATACACACATctacattttttcatatttagatGTTACCATTAGGGTAAACGTGTTTGCTGTTACCCttgtggtggtgatggctgctTTGTTTGAGAAATGGCCTGGATGGTTTCCCTGTTAtttctcagaaagaaaagcaacagaCCACTTGTCTAAAACTAATAGCACTCATTTTTGGCAGATGCCCCAACATTAATTGATTTGTGAGTAGCATCCCAATAGAGCAATCCAATGAAGCTGATAGTTaagcattagatttttttttttaattttagaacttTTAACCAAAGGCACACATTAATCAAAAGTAGAAGGTCTATGGgt encodes:
- the STARD13 gene encoding stAR-related lipid transfer protein 13 isoform X3, whose product is MLSQGPRTPASGCYYLNAMTPEGQEMYLRFDQTTRRSPYRMSRILARHQLVTKIQQEIEAKEACDWLRAAGFPQYAQLYEDSQFPINIVAVKNDHDFLEKDLVEPLYRRLNTLNKCASMKLDVNFQRKKGDDSDEEDLCISNKWTFQRTSRRWSRVDDLHTLFPGGDRNGLSGDIRMRNTTSSESVLTDLSEPEVCSIHSESSGGSDGRSQLGGHGASQEAFEGPGQYCADGPVMLDAALVGNSLLPSPKDGLQHPLHPKNEKPSRARAKSFLKRMETLRGKGTQGRHKGRTGGLVISGPVLQQEPESFKAMQCVQIPNGHLQNSPSATGSAGLPGPAKWGAESSPSENSSSGGSTPGLKERRGQEAHKRGGMYLEDLDVLSGTALRDSGDRNHHAHEFHSQENLVVHIPKDHKPGTFPKALSIESLSPTDNSHGANWRTGSISLGRQPSPGAREPRLMGSCHRASRVSIYDNVPGSHLYASTGDLLDLEKDDLFPHLDDILHHVSGLQEVVDDWSRNMLPEPQTHSAGEAGFSPFPSPNQITLDFEGNSVSEGRTTPSDVERDRASLTESEAAGVRERRDSGVGASLTRPNRRLRWNSFQLSHQPQPSTASPHISGQTAGQLNLLQRFSLLRLTAIMEKHSMSNKHGWTWAVPKFMKRMKVPDYRDKVVFGVPLIVHVQRTGQPLPQSIQQALRYLRSNCLDQVGLFRKSGVKSRIHALRQMNENFPENVSYEDQSAYDVADMVKQFFRDLPEPLFTNKLSETFLHIYQYVPKEQRLQAVQAAILLLADESREVLQTLLCFLNDVVHAVEENQMTAMNLAVCLAPSLFHLNLLKKESSPRVIQKKYAAGKPDQKDLSENLAAAQGLAHMIMECDRLFEVPLEMVAQSHNSYVEAEIHPPTLEELGAQLEDSGATFHTYLEHLVQGLQKEAKEKFRGWVTCPSTDNTELAFRKVGDGPPLRLWKASAEVEAPPSVVLNRVLRERHLWDEDFVQWKVVETLDKQTEVYQYVLNSMAPHPSRDFLVLRTWKTDLPKGMCTLVSLSVEHEEAQLMGGVRAVVMDSQYLIEPCGSGKSRLTHICRVDLRGHSPEWYNKGFGHLCAAEVARIRNSFQPLIAEGPETKI
- the STARD13 gene encoding stAR-related lipid transfer protein 13 isoform X6, encoding MKLDVNFQRKKGDDSDEEDLCISNKWTFQRTSRRWSRVDDLHTLFPGGDRNGLSGDIRMRNTTSSESVLTDLSEPEVCSIHSESSGGSDGRSQLGGHGASQEAFEGPGQYCADGPVMLDAALVGNSLLPSPKDGLQHPLHPKNEKPSRARAKSFLKRMETLRGKGTQGRHKGRTGGLVISGPVLQQEPESFKAMQCVQIPNGHLQNSPSATGSAGLPGPAKWGAESSPSENSSSGGSTPGLKERRGQEAHKRGGMYLEDLDVLSGTALRDSGDRNHHAHEFHSQENLVVHIPKDHKPGTFPKALSIESLSPTDNSHGANWRTGSISLGRQPSPGAREPRLMGSCHRASRVSIYDNVPGSHLYASTGDLLDLEKDDLFPHLDDILHHVSGLQEVVDDWSRNMLPEPQTHSAGEAGFSPFPSPNQITLDFEGNSVSEGRTTPSDVERDRASLTESEAAGVRERRDSGVGASLTRPNRRLRWNSFQLSHQPQPSTASPHISGQTAGQLNLLQRFSLLRLTAIMEKHSMSNKHGWTCLSPQCAPRGVHDLVSVNSRAVPKFMKRMKVPDYRDKVVFGVPLIVHVQRTGQPLPQSIQQALRYLRSNCLDQVGLFRKSGVKSRIHALRQMNENFPENVSYEDQSAYDVADMVKQFFRDLPEPLFTNKLSETFLHIYQYVPKEQRLQAVQAAILLLADESREVLQTLLCFLNDVVHAVEENQMTAMNLAVCLAPSLFHLNLLKKESSPRVIQKKYAAGKPDQKDLSENLAAAQGLAHMIMECDRLFEVPLEMVAQSHNSYVEAEIHPPTLEELGAQLEDSGATFHTYLEHLVQGLQKEAKEKFRGWVTCPSTDNTELAFRKVGDGPPLRLWKASAEVEAPPSVVLNRVLRERHLWDEDFVQWKVVETLDKQTEVYQYVLNSMAPHPSRDFLVLRTWKTDLPKGMCTLVSLSVEHEEAQLMGGVRAVVMDSQYLIEPCGSGKSRLTHICRVDLRGHSPEWYNKGFGHLCAAEVARIRNSFQPLIAEGPETKI
- the STARD13 gene encoding stAR-related lipid transfer protein 13 isoform X2 gives rise to the protein MTGKRKPLQTQLRRSISEQLRDSTARAWDRLWKNVRERRLAEIEAKEACDWLRAAGFPQYAQLYEDSQFPINIVAVKNDHDFLEKDLVEPLYRRLNTLNKCASMKLDVNFQRKKGDDSDEEDLCISNKWTFQRTSRRWSRVDDLHTLFPGGDRNGLSGDIRMRNTTSSESVLTDLSEPEVCSIHSESSGGSDGRSQLGGHGASQEAFEGPGQYCADGPVMLDAALVGNSLLPSPKDGLQHPLHPKNEKPSRARAKSFLKRMETLRGKGTQGRHKGRTGGLVISGPVLQQEPESFKAMQCVQIPNGHLQNSPSATGSAGLPGPAKWGAESSPSENSSSGGSTPGLKERRGQEAHKRGGMYLEDLDVLSGTALRDSGDRNHHAHEFHSQENLVVHIPKDHKPGTFPKALSIESLSPTDNSHGANWRTGSISLGRQPSPGAREPRLMGSCHRASRVSIYDNVPGSHLYASTGDLLDLEKDDLFPHLDDILHHVSGLQEVVDDWSRNMLPEPQTHSAGEAGFSPFPSPNQITLDFEGNSVSEGRTTPSDVERDRASLTESEAAGVRERRDSGVGASLTRPNRRLRWNSFQLSHQPQPSTASPHISGQTAGQLNLLQRFSLLRLTAIMEKHSMSNKHGWTCLSPQCAPRGVHDLVSVNSRAVPKFMKRMKVPDYRDKVVFGVPLIVHVQRTGQPLPQSIQQALRYLRSNCLDQVGLFRKSGVKSRIHALRQMNENFPENVSYEDQSAYDVADMVKQFFRDLPEPLFTNKLSETFLHIYQYVPKEQRLQAVQAAILLLADESREVLQTLLCFLNDVVHAVEENQMTAMNLAVCLAPSLFHLNLLKKESSPRVIQKKYAAGKPDQKDLSENLAAAQGLAHMIMECDRLFEVPLEMVAQSHNSYVEAEIHPPTLEELGAQLEDSGATFHTYLEHLVQGLQKEAKEKFRGWVTCPSTDNTELAFRKVGDGPPLRLWKASAEVEAPPSVVLNRVLRERHLWDEDFVQWKVVETLDKQTEVYQYVLNSMAPHPSRDFLVLRTWKTDLPKGMCTLVSLSVEHEEAQLMGGVRAVVMDSQYLIEPCGSGKSRLTHICRVDLRGHSPEWYNKGFGHLCAAEVARIRNSFQPLIAEGPETKI
- the STARD13 gene encoding stAR-related lipid transfer protein 13 isoform X4, with amino-acid sequence MTGKRKPLQTQLRRSISEQLRDSTARAWDRLWKNVRERRLAEIEAKEACDWLRAAGFPQYAQLYEDSQFPINIVAVKNDHDFLEKDLVEPLYRRLNTLNKCASMKLDVNFQRKKGDDSDEEDLCISNKWTFQRTSRRWSRVDDLHTLFPGGDRNGLSGDIRMRNTTSSESVLTDLSEPEVCSIHSESSGGSDGRSQLGGHGASQEAFEGPGQYCADGPVMLDAALVGNSLLPSPKDGLQHPLHPKNEKPSRARAKSFLKRMETLRGKGTQGRHKGRTGGLVISGPVLQQEPESFKAMQCVQIPNGHLQNSPSATGSAGLPGPAKWGAESSPSENSSSGGSTPGLKERRGQEAHKRGGMYLEDLDVLSGTALRDSGDRNHHAHEFHSQENLVVHIPKDHKPGTFPKALSIESLSPTDNSHGANWRTGSISLGRQPSPGAREPRLMGSCHRASRVSIYDNVPGSHLYASTGDLLDLEKDDLFPHLDDILHHVSGLQEVVDDWSRNMLPEPQTHSAGEAGFSPFPSPNQITLDFEGNSVSEGRTTPSDVERDRASLTESEAAGVRERRDSGVGASLTRPNRRLRWNSFQLSHQPQPSTASPHISGQTAGQLNLLQRFSLLRLTAIMEKHSMSNKHGWTWAVPKFMKRMKVPDYRDKVVFGVPLIVHVQRTGQPLPQSIQQALRYLRSNCLDQVGLFRKSGVKSRIHALRQMNENFPENVSYEDQSAYDVADMVKQFFRDLPEPLFTNKLSETFLHIYQYVPKEQRLQAVQAAILLLADESREVLQTLLCFLNDVVHAVEENQMTAMNLAVCLAPSLFHLNLLKKESSPRVIQKKYAAGKPDQKDLSENLAAAQGLAHMIMECDRLFEVPLEMVAQSHNSYVEAEIHPPTLEELGAQLEDSGATFHTYLEHLVQGLQKEAKEKFRGWVTCPSTDNTELAFRKVGDGPPLRLWKASAEVEAPPSVVLNRVLRERHLWDEDFVQWKVVETLDKQTEVYQYVLNSMAPHPSRDFLVLRTWKTDLPKGMCTLVSLSVEHEEAQLMGGVRAVVMDSQYLIEPCGSGKSRLTHICRVDLRGHSPEWYNKGFGHLCAAEVARIRNSFQPLIAEGPETKI